Proteins found in one Takifugu rubripes chromosome 17, fTakRub1.2, whole genome shotgun sequence genomic segment:
- the prom1b gene encoding prominin 1 b isoform X4 — MLWARWLVLLLCWGATSGEQPEDERSALPAEGQPDPRRQRSPPPVEPLDFGFVPAAVYDTHAYYEPGPIGLLFHVVHAFLYVVQPNPFPKDMIIKVIQQNMGGIKIEEWRKPENVVLLLQWVYYEVGFLICTTVGVLLLVVTPIIGACFCVCRCCENCGGEMHQRQRKNADCQRGFFTASLIATSVLIIVGVVIAYAANHNMSLHVKSTRRLINTNIRDLKTFANNTPSQIDYLMGQYITAKNKVLSELDNIGPLLGGRIHSQLEKEVVPSLDGALRMAGAMRETKEALENVSSALEVLQEATGRLKASLSDERASLSNTLSDPACTNGAVSHTCSSVRATLAQLGANADFSRLADVNQALANVNVILGTDLSNIVQKGYSSFNDTPRLVKEQTRNIVSALPRVKSMLDKIGTEINSFAKMFPVESSLANFTTFLNLQQKTVESYYPQLDQMDFYRWIGCVGALCMVVLVLAFNILGLLCGTCGYDRQATPTTRGCLSNTGGNLLMAGVGFSFIFAWVLMGVVTTLFVVGGNVEKLLCEPLANRQLFKIIDTPFLVHPAKKNFLPGMLFQNPNIDLTLGSMYSDCYENSGLYHALQLETMFNINSFLNRTVYNKDLAKVFENVQVDLQGISLLEQAGRDALINFANSGIGYIDYDSYLAELNKGVTLVDLLTFSADLEAQADQLPRGALENALKGHASSIRQIHRDQVLPMEREMKYIRARSTLSQSIKQLQRTSSDLPVSRRAPLRTFHPAVCCSLPHDRSHPFRYAATQSPSRRDVSESKLVLCRAQETRGYMQSLVGYFRQYTQWVKNSLSGEVAPCKPISNMVDSMEIVACSFIIDSVNTFWFGLGGCSILLIPSIIFSIKLAKYYRRMDTEDVFEDSPYSLTHFSRASAPPSSSNC, encoded by the exons ATGTTGTGGGCCAGGTGGCtcgtcctgctgctctgctgggggGCCACTAGCGGCGAGCAGCCGGAGGACGAGAGGAGTGCGCTCCCGGCTGAGGGCCAGCCGGACCCCCGCAGACAGCGGTCCCCTCCGCCGGTGGAACCTTTGGACTTCGGCTTTGTCCCCGCGGCGGTTTATGACACCCACGCTTACTACGAGCCGGGGCCCATCGGGCTCCTCTTCCACGTAGTCCACGCTTTCCTCTACGTTGTCCAGCCGAACCCCTTCCCCAAAG ACATGATCATTAAAGTCATTCAGCAGAACATGGGAGGAATCAAAATAGAAGAATGGAGGAAG CCGGAAAATGTAGTCCTGTTACTGCAG TGGGTCTACTACGAAGTGGGATTCCTCATATGCACGACGGTCGGCGTCCTGCTCCTGGTCGTCACGCCCATCATCGGCGCGTGTTTCTGCGTGTGTCGGTGCTGCGAGAACTGCGGCGGCGAGATGCaccagagacagaggaagaacgCCGACTGCCAAAGAGGGTTCTTCACCGCCTCGCTCATCGCCACGTCGGTCCTAATCAT TGTGGGGGTCGTCATCGCCTACGCTGCCAATCACAACATGAGCCTGCACGTCAAGAGCACGCGGCGGTTGATCAACACCAATATCAGAGACCTGAAGACATTCGCTAACAACACACCCTCG CAAATCGACTACCTGATGGGTCAGTACATCACAGCCAAGAACAAAGTTCTGTCAGAGCTCGACA ATATTGGACCTTTGCTGGGCGGGCGGATCCACAGTCAGCTGGAAAAGGAAGTGGTTCCGTCCCTGGACGGTGCACTGCGTATGGCAGGAG CCATGCGGGAGACCAAGGAGGCCCTGGAGAACGTCAGCTCCGCCCTGGAGGTCCTTCAGGAGGCGACGGGGAGGCTTAAAGCCAGTCTGTCCGACGAACGAGCCTCGCTGTCCAACACCCTGTCGGACCCCGCCTGCACCAACGGCGCCGTGTCCCACACTTGTAGCTCCGTGCGGGCCACGCTGGCCCAGCTGGGGGCCAATGCCGATTTCTCCCGG CTTGCAGATGTCAATCAAGCCTTGGCCAACGTCAACGTCATCCTGGGCACCGACCTCAGCAACATCGTTCAGAAG GGTTACTCGTCCTTCAATGACACACCAAGACTGGTGAAAGAGCAGACTAGGAACATCGTCTCAG CTCTGCCTC GAGTCAAGAGCATGCTGGATAAAATTGGAACAGAAATCAACAGCTTCGCCAAGATGTTCCCAGTGGAAAGTTCTCTGGCAAACTTCACCACTTTCCTCAATCTGCAGCAGAAAACGGTGGAGTCCTACTATCCACAGCTTGATCAGATGGATTTCTACAG gtggaTCGGCTGTGTGGGGGCGCTCTGCATGGTCGTACTCGTCCTGGCCTTCAACATCCTCGGACTGCTGTGCGGCACCTGTGGTTACGACaggcaggccacgcccacaaccAGAGGCTGCCTGTCAAACACCGGTGGAAACCTGCTTATGGC CGGGGTGGGATTCTCGTTCATCTTCGCCTGGGTGCTGATGGGCGTCGTAACCACTCTGTTTGTCGTCGGCGGCAACGTGGAGAAGCTGTTGTGCGAGCCGCTGGCTAACCGACAGCTGTTCAAG ATCATTGACACGCCGTTCCTGGTTCATCCCGCCAAGAAGAACTTCCTTCCCGGAATGCTGTTCCAGAATCCAAACATCGACCTGACTCTGGGAAGCATGTACAG CGACTGTTACGAGAACAGCGGCCTGTATCACGCCCTGCAGCTGGAGACCATGTTCAACATCAACTCCTTCCTCAACAGAACCGTG TACAACAAGGACCTGGCCAAAGTGTTTGAGAACGTGCAGGTGGACCTGCAGGGCATCTCGCTGCTGGAGCAGGCCGGCAGAGACGCGCTCATCAACTTCGCCAACTCTGGAATCGGATATATCGACTACGACTCCTACCTGGCTGAG TTAAATAAAGGAGTCACTCTCGTGGACCTCCTGACCTTCTCCGCTGACCTGGAGGCTCAAGCCGACCAACTG CCTCGCGGCGCTCTGGAGAACGCCCTGAAAGGACACGCCAGCAGTATCAGACAGATCCACAGAGACCAGGTGCTTCCAATGGAGCGAGAGATG AAATATATCAGAGCACGG AGCACCTTGAGCCAGAgcatcaaacagctgcagaggACGTCCAGCGACCTGCCGGTGAGCAGACGCGCACCTTTAAGAACCTTCCATCCCGCCGTGTGTTGCTCACTCCCACATGACCGGTCTCACCCTTTCAG GTACGCGGCTACGCAAAGTCCCAGCCGTCGAGACGTCTCTGAATCTAAATTGGTCCTCTGTCGTGCACAGGAAACGAGAGGCTACATGCAGAGCTTGGTGGGATACTTCAGACAGTACACACAGTGGGTTAAAAACTCC TTGTCCGGAGAGGTGGCCCCGTGTAAACCTATCAgcaacatggtggacagcatgGAGATCGTCGCCTGCAGCTTCATCATCGACTCAGTG AACACCTTCTGGTTTGGTCTGGGAGGCTGCTCCATCCTGCTCATCCCCAGTATCATCTTCTCCATCAAACTGGCCAAGTACTACAGGAGGATGGACACGGAGGACGTCTTTGAGGA CTCTCCCTATTCTCTGACCCATTTCTCCCGGGCGTCTGCGCCCCCGAGCTCCTCCAACTGCTGA
- the prom1b gene encoding prominin 1 b isoform X8, which translates to MLWARWLVLLLCWGATSGEQPEDERSALPAEGQPDPRRQRSPPPVEPLDFGFVPAAVYDTHAYYEPGPIGLLFHVVHAFLYVVQPNPFPKDMIIKVIQQNMGGIKIEEWRKPENVVLLLQWVYYEVGFLICTTVGVLLLVVTPIIGACFCVCRCCENCGGEMHQRQRKNADCQRGFFTASLIATSVLIIVGVVIAYAANHNMSLHVKSTRRLINTNIRDLKTFANNTPSQIDYLMGQYITAKNKVLSELDNIGPLLGGRIHSQLEKEVVPSLDGALRMAGAKIENAIKAMRETKEALENVSSALEVLQEATGRLKASLSDERASLSNTLSDPACTNGAVSHTCSSVRATLAQLGANADFSRLADVNQALANVNVILGTDLSNIVQKGYSSFNDTPRLVKEQTRNIVSALPRVKSMLDKIGTEINSFAKMFPVESSLANFTTFLNLQQKTVESYYPQLDQMDFYRWIGCVGALCMVVLVLAFNILGLLCGTCGYDRQATPTTRGCLSNTGGNLLMAGVGFSFIFAWVLMGVVTTLFVVGGNVEKLLCEPLANRQLFKIIDTPFLVHPAKKNFLPGMLFQNPNIDLTLGSMYSDCYENSGLYHALQLETMFNINSFLNRTVYNKDLAKVFENVQVDLQGISLLEQAGRDALINFANSGIGYIDYDSYLAELNKGVTLVDLLTFSADLEAQADQLPRGALENALKGHASSIRQIHRDQVLPMEREMKYIRARSTLSQSIKQLQRTSSDLPVKVTNILSAIDAAEYLIAHNASHVVKQETRGYMQSLVGYFRQYTQWVKNSLSGEVAPCKPISNMVDSMEIVACSFIIDSVNTFWFGLGGCSILLIPSIIFSIKLAKYYRRMDTEDVFEDSPYSLTHFSRASAPPSSSNC; encoded by the exons ATGTTGTGGGCCAGGTGGCtcgtcctgctgctctgctgggggGCCACTAGCGGCGAGCAGCCGGAGGACGAGAGGAGTGCGCTCCCGGCTGAGGGCCAGCCGGACCCCCGCAGACAGCGGTCCCCTCCGCCGGTGGAACCTTTGGACTTCGGCTTTGTCCCCGCGGCGGTTTATGACACCCACGCTTACTACGAGCCGGGGCCCATCGGGCTCCTCTTCCACGTAGTCCACGCTTTCCTCTACGTTGTCCAGCCGAACCCCTTCCCCAAAG ACATGATCATTAAAGTCATTCAGCAGAACATGGGAGGAATCAAAATAGAAGAATGGAGGAAG CCGGAAAATGTAGTCCTGTTACTGCAG TGGGTCTACTACGAAGTGGGATTCCTCATATGCACGACGGTCGGCGTCCTGCTCCTGGTCGTCACGCCCATCATCGGCGCGTGTTTCTGCGTGTGTCGGTGCTGCGAGAACTGCGGCGGCGAGATGCaccagagacagaggaagaacgCCGACTGCCAAAGAGGGTTCTTCACCGCCTCGCTCATCGCCACGTCGGTCCTAATCAT TGTGGGGGTCGTCATCGCCTACGCTGCCAATCACAACATGAGCCTGCACGTCAAGAGCACGCGGCGGTTGATCAACACCAATATCAGAGACCTGAAGACATTCGCTAACAACACACCCTCG CAAATCGACTACCTGATGGGTCAGTACATCACAGCCAAGAACAAAGTTCTGTCAGAGCTCGACA ATATTGGACCTTTGCTGGGCGGGCGGATCCACAGTCAGCTGGAAAAGGAAGTGGTTCCGTCCCTGGACGGTGCACTGCGTATGGCAGGAG CAAAAATTGAGAATGCCATCAAAG CCATGCGGGAGACCAAGGAGGCCCTGGAGAACGTCAGCTCCGCCCTGGAGGTCCTTCAGGAGGCGACGGGGAGGCTTAAAGCCAGTCTGTCCGACGAACGAGCCTCGCTGTCCAACACCCTGTCGGACCCCGCCTGCACCAACGGCGCCGTGTCCCACACTTGTAGCTCCGTGCGGGCCACGCTGGCCCAGCTGGGGGCCAATGCCGATTTCTCCCGG CTTGCAGATGTCAATCAAGCCTTGGCCAACGTCAACGTCATCCTGGGCACCGACCTCAGCAACATCGTTCAGAAG GGTTACTCGTCCTTCAATGACACACCAAGACTGGTGAAAGAGCAGACTAGGAACATCGTCTCAG CTCTGCCTC GAGTCAAGAGCATGCTGGATAAAATTGGAACAGAAATCAACAGCTTCGCCAAGATGTTCCCAGTGGAAAGTTCTCTGGCAAACTTCACCACTTTCCTCAATCTGCAGCAGAAAACGGTGGAGTCCTACTATCCACAGCTTGATCAGATGGATTTCTACAG gtggaTCGGCTGTGTGGGGGCGCTCTGCATGGTCGTACTCGTCCTGGCCTTCAACATCCTCGGACTGCTGTGCGGCACCTGTGGTTACGACaggcaggccacgcccacaaccAGAGGCTGCCTGTCAAACACCGGTGGAAACCTGCTTATGGC CGGGGTGGGATTCTCGTTCATCTTCGCCTGGGTGCTGATGGGCGTCGTAACCACTCTGTTTGTCGTCGGCGGCAACGTGGAGAAGCTGTTGTGCGAGCCGCTGGCTAACCGACAGCTGTTCAAG ATCATTGACACGCCGTTCCTGGTTCATCCCGCCAAGAAGAACTTCCTTCCCGGAATGCTGTTCCAGAATCCAAACATCGACCTGACTCTGGGAAGCATGTACAG CGACTGTTACGAGAACAGCGGCCTGTATCACGCCCTGCAGCTGGAGACCATGTTCAACATCAACTCCTTCCTCAACAGAACCGTG TACAACAAGGACCTGGCCAAAGTGTTTGAGAACGTGCAGGTGGACCTGCAGGGCATCTCGCTGCTGGAGCAGGCCGGCAGAGACGCGCTCATCAACTTCGCCAACTCTGGAATCGGATATATCGACTACGACTCCTACCTGGCTGAG TTAAATAAAGGAGTCACTCTCGTGGACCTCCTGACCTTCTCCGCTGACCTGGAGGCTCAAGCCGACCAACTG CCTCGCGGCGCTCTGGAGAACGCCCTGAAAGGACACGCCAGCAGTATCAGACAGATCCACAGAGACCAGGTGCTTCCAATGGAGCGAGAGATG AAATATATCAGAGCACGG AGCACCTTGAGCCAGAgcatcaaacagctgcagaggACGTCCAGCGACCTGCCG GTCAAGGTGACGAACATCCTGAGTGCCATCGACGCGGCCGAGTATCTGATCGCTCATAACGCCTCCCATGTGGTAAAACAG GAAACGAGAGGCTACATGCAGAGCTTGGTGGGATACTTCAGACAGTACACACAGTGGGTTAAAAACTCC TTGTCCGGAGAGGTGGCCCCGTGTAAACCTATCAgcaacatggtggacagcatgGAGATCGTCGCCTGCAGCTTCATCATCGACTCAGTG AACACCTTCTGGTTTGGTCTGGGAGGCTGCTCCATCCTGCTCATCCCCAGTATCATCTTCTCCATCAAACTGGCCAAGTACTACAGGAGGATGGACACGGAGGACGTCTTTGAGGA CTCTCCCTATTCTCTGACCCATTTCTCCCGGGCGTCTGCGCCCCCGAGCTCCTCCAACTGCTGA
- the prom1b gene encoding prominin 1 b isoform X3: protein MLWARWLVLLLCWGATSGEQPEDERSALPAEGQPDPRRQRSPPPVEPLDFGFVPAAVYDTHAYYEPGPIGLLFHVVHAFLYVVQPNPFPKDMIIKVIQQNMGGIKIEEWRKPENVVLLLQWVYYEVGFLICTTVGVLLLVVTPIIGACFCVCRCCENCGGEMHQRQRKNADCQRGFFTASLIATSVLIIVGVVIAYAANHNMSLHVKSTRRLINTNIRDLKTFANNTPSQIDYLMGQYITAKNKVLSELDNIGPLLGGRIHSQLEKEVVPSLDGALRMAGAKIENAIKAMRETKEALENVSSALEVLQEATGRLKASLSDERASLSNTLSDPACTNGAVSHTCSSVRATLAQLGANADFSRLADVNQALANVNVILGTDLSNIVQKGYSSFNDTPRLVKEQTRNIVSALPRVKSMLDKIGTEINSFAKMFPVESSLANFTTFLNLQQKTVESYYPQLDQMDFYRWIGCVGALCMVVLVLAFNILGLLCGTCGYDRQATPTTRGCLSNTGGNLLMAGVGFSFIFAWVLMGVVTTLFVVGGNVEKLLCEPLANRQLFKIIDTPFLVHPAKKNFLPGMLFQNPNIDLTLGSMYSDCYENSGLYHALQLETMFNINSFLNRTVYNKDLAKVFENVQVDLQGISLLEQAGRDALINFANSGIGYIDYDSYLAELNKGVTLVDLLTFSADLEAQADQLPRGALENALKGHASSIRQIHRDQVLPMEREMSTLSQSIKQLQRTSSDLPVSRRAPLRTFHPAVCCSLPHDRSHPFRYAATQSPSRRDVSESKLVLCRAQETRGYMQSLVGYFRQYTQWVKNSLSGEVAPCKPISNMVDSMEIVACSFIIDSVNTFWFGLGGCSILLIPSIIFSIKLAKYYRRMDTEDVFEDSPYSLTHFSRASAPPSSSNC from the exons ATGTTGTGGGCCAGGTGGCtcgtcctgctgctctgctgggggGCCACTAGCGGCGAGCAGCCGGAGGACGAGAGGAGTGCGCTCCCGGCTGAGGGCCAGCCGGACCCCCGCAGACAGCGGTCCCCTCCGCCGGTGGAACCTTTGGACTTCGGCTTTGTCCCCGCGGCGGTTTATGACACCCACGCTTACTACGAGCCGGGGCCCATCGGGCTCCTCTTCCACGTAGTCCACGCTTTCCTCTACGTTGTCCAGCCGAACCCCTTCCCCAAAG ACATGATCATTAAAGTCATTCAGCAGAACATGGGAGGAATCAAAATAGAAGAATGGAGGAAG CCGGAAAATGTAGTCCTGTTACTGCAG TGGGTCTACTACGAAGTGGGATTCCTCATATGCACGACGGTCGGCGTCCTGCTCCTGGTCGTCACGCCCATCATCGGCGCGTGTTTCTGCGTGTGTCGGTGCTGCGAGAACTGCGGCGGCGAGATGCaccagagacagaggaagaacgCCGACTGCCAAAGAGGGTTCTTCACCGCCTCGCTCATCGCCACGTCGGTCCTAATCAT TGTGGGGGTCGTCATCGCCTACGCTGCCAATCACAACATGAGCCTGCACGTCAAGAGCACGCGGCGGTTGATCAACACCAATATCAGAGACCTGAAGACATTCGCTAACAACACACCCTCG CAAATCGACTACCTGATGGGTCAGTACATCACAGCCAAGAACAAAGTTCTGTCAGAGCTCGACA ATATTGGACCTTTGCTGGGCGGGCGGATCCACAGTCAGCTGGAAAAGGAAGTGGTTCCGTCCCTGGACGGTGCACTGCGTATGGCAGGAG CAAAAATTGAGAATGCCATCAAAG CCATGCGGGAGACCAAGGAGGCCCTGGAGAACGTCAGCTCCGCCCTGGAGGTCCTTCAGGAGGCGACGGGGAGGCTTAAAGCCAGTCTGTCCGACGAACGAGCCTCGCTGTCCAACACCCTGTCGGACCCCGCCTGCACCAACGGCGCCGTGTCCCACACTTGTAGCTCCGTGCGGGCCACGCTGGCCCAGCTGGGGGCCAATGCCGATTTCTCCCGG CTTGCAGATGTCAATCAAGCCTTGGCCAACGTCAACGTCATCCTGGGCACCGACCTCAGCAACATCGTTCAGAAG GGTTACTCGTCCTTCAATGACACACCAAGACTGGTGAAAGAGCAGACTAGGAACATCGTCTCAG CTCTGCCTC GAGTCAAGAGCATGCTGGATAAAATTGGAACAGAAATCAACAGCTTCGCCAAGATGTTCCCAGTGGAAAGTTCTCTGGCAAACTTCACCACTTTCCTCAATCTGCAGCAGAAAACGGTGGAGTCCTACTATCCACAGCTTGATCAGATGGATTTCTACAG gtggaTCGGCTGTGTGGGGGCGCTCTGCATGGTCGTACTCGTCCTGGCCTTCAACATCCTCGGACTGCTGTGCGGCACCTGTGGTTACGACaggcaggccacgcccacaaccAGAGGCTGCCTGTCAAACACCGGTGGAAACCTGCTTATGGC CGGGGTGGGATTCTCGTTCATCTTCGCCTGGGTGCTGATGGGCGTCGTAACCACTCTGTTTGTCGTCGGCGGCAACGTGGAGAAGCTGTTGTGCGAGCCGCTGGCTAACCGACAGCTGTTCAAG ATCATTGACACGCCGTTCCTGGTTCATCCCGCCAAGAAGAACTTCCTTCCCGGAATGCTGTTCCAGAATCCAAACATCGACCTGACTCTGGGAAGCATGTACAG CGACTGTTACGAGAACAGCGGCCTGTATCACGCCCTGCAGCTGGAGACCATGTTCAACATCAACTCCTTCCTCAACAGAACCGTG TACAACAAGGACCTGGCCAAAGTGTTTGAGAACGTGCAGGTGGACCTGCAGGGCATCTCGCTGCTGGAGCAGGCCGGCAGAGACGCGCTCATCAACTTCGCCAACTCTGGAATCGGATATATCGACTACGACTCCTACCTGGCTGAG TTAAATAAAGGAGTCACTCTCGTGGACCTCCTGACCTTCTCCGCTGACCTGGAGGCTCAAGCCGACCAACTG CCTCGCGGCGCTCTGGAGAACGCCCTGAAAGGACACGCCAGCAGTATCAGACAGATCCACAGAGACCAGGTGCTTCCAATGGAGCGAGAGATG AGCACCTTGAGCCAGAgcatcaaacagctgcagaggACGTCCAGCGACCTGCCGGTGAGCAGACGCGCACCTTTAAGAACCTTCCATCCCGCCGTGTGTTGCTCACTCCCACATGACCGGTCTCACCCTTTCAG GTACGCGGCTACGCAAAGTCCCAGCCGTCGAGACGTCTCTGAATCTAAATTGGTCCTCTGTCGTGCACAGGAAACGAGAGGCTACATGCAGAGCTTGGTGGGATACTTCAGACAGTACACACAGTGGGTTAAAAACTCC TTGTCCGGAGAGGTGGCCCCGTGTAAACCTATCAgcaacatggtggacagcatgGAGATCGTCGCCTGCAGCTTCATCATCGACTCAGTG AACACCTTCTGGTTTGGTCTGGGAGGCTGCTCCATCCTGCTCATCCCCAGTATCATCTTCTCCATCAAACTGGCCAAGTACTACAGGAGGATGGACACGGAGGACGTCTTTGAGGA CTCTCCCTATTCTCTGACCCATTTCTCCCGGGCGTCTGCGCCCCCGAGCTCCTCCAACTGCTGA
- the prom1b gene encoding prominin 1 b isoform X7 has protein sequence MLWARWLVLLLCWGATSGEQPEDERSALPAEGQPDPRRQRSPPPVEPLDFGFVPAAVYDTHAYYEPGPIGLLFHVVHAFLYVVQPNPFPKDMIIKVIQQNMGGIKIEEWRKPENVVLLLQWVYYEVGFLICTTVGVLLLVVTPIIGACFCVCRCCENCGGEMHQRQRKNADCQRGFFTASLIATSVLIIVGVVIAYAANHNMSLHVKSTRRLINTNIRDLKTFANNTPSQIDYLMGQYITAKNKVLSELDNIGPLLGGRIHSQLEKEVVPSLDGALRMAGAKIENAIKAMRETKEALENVSSALEVLQEATGRLKASLSDERASLSNTLSDPACTNGAVSHTCSSVRATLAQLGANADFSRLADVNQALANVNVILGTDLSNIVQKGYSSFNDTPRLVKEQTRNIVSALPRVKSMLDKIGTEINSFAKMFPVESSLANFTTFLNLQQKTVESYYPQLDQMDFYRWIGCVGALCMVVLVLAFNILGLLCGTCGYDRQATPTTRGCLSNTGGNLLMAGVGFSFIFAWVLMGVVTTLFVVGGNVEKLLCEPLANRQLFKIIDTPFLVHPAKKNFLPGMLFQNPNIDLTLGSMYSDCYENSGLYHALQLETMFNINSFLNRTVYNKDLAKVFENVQVDLQGISLLEQAGRDALINFANSGIGYIDYDSYLAELNKGVTLVDLLTFSADLEAQADQLPRGALENALKGHASSIRQIHRDQVLPMEREMKYIRARSTLSQSIKQLQRTSSDLPVSRRAPLRTFHPAVCCSLPHDRSHPFRYAATQSPSRRDVSESKLVLCRAQETRGYMQSLVGYFRQYTQWVKNSLSGEVAPCKPISNMVDSMEIVACSFIIDSVNTFWFGLGGCSILLIPSIIFSIKLAKYYRRMDTEDVFEDGQEGWN, from the exons ATGTTGTGGGCCAGGTGGCtcgtcctgctgctctgctgggggGCCACTAGCGGCGAGCAGCCGGAGGACGAGAGGAGTGCGCTCCCGGCTGAGGGCCAGCCGGACCCCCGCAGACAGCGGTCCCCTCCGCCGGTGGAACCTTTGGACTTCGGCTTTGTCCCCGCGGCGGTTTATGACACCCACGCTTACTACGAGCCGGGGCCCATCGGGCTCCTCTTCCACGTAGTCCACGCTTTCCTCTACGTTGTCCAGCCGAACCCCTTCCCCAAAG ACATGATCATTAAAGTCATTCAGCAGAACATGGGAGGAATCAAAATAGAAGAATGGAGGAAG CCGGAAAATGTAGTCCTGTTACTGCAG TGGGTCTACTACGAAGTGGGATTCCTCATATGCACGACGGTCGGCGTCCTGCTCCTGGTCGTCACGCCCATCATCGGCGCGTGTTTCTGCGTGTGTCGGTGCTGCGAGAACTGCGGCGGCGAGATGCaccagagacagaggaagaacgCCGACTGCCAAAGAGGGTTCTTCACCGCCTCGCTCATCGCCACGTCGGTCCTAATCAT TGTGGGGGTCGTCATCGCCTACGCTGCCAATCACAACATGAGCCTGCACGTCAAGAGCACGCGGCGGTTGATCAACACCAATATCAGAGACCTGAAGACATTCGCTAACAACACACCCTCG CAAATCGACTACCTGATGGGTCAGTACATCACAGCCAAGAACAAAGTTCTGTCAGAGCTCGACA ATATTGGACCTTTGCTGGGCGGGCGGATCCACAGTCAGCTGGAAAAGGAAGTGGTTCCGTCCCTGGACGGTGCACTGCGTATGGCAGGAG CAAAAATTGAGAATGCCATCAAAG CCATGCGGGAGACCAAGGAGGCCCTGGAGAACGTCAGCTCCGCCCTGGAGGTCCTTCAGGAGGCGACGGGGAGGCTTAAAGCCAGTCTGTCCGACGAACGAGCCTCGCTGTCCAACACCCTGTCGGACCCCGCCTGCACCAACGGCGCCGTGTCCCACACTTGTAGCTCCGTGCGGGCCACGCTGGCCCAGCTGGGGGCCAATGCCGATTTCTCCCGG CTTGCAGATGTCAATCAAGCCTTGGCCAACGTCAACGTCATCCTGGGCACCGACCTCAGCAACATCGTTCAGAAG GGTTACTCGTCCTTCAATGACACACCAAGACTGGTGAAAGAGCAGACTAGGAACATCGTCTCAG CTCTGCCTC GAGTCAAGAGCATGCTGGATAAAATTGGAACAGAAATCAACAGCTTCGCCAAGATGTTCCCAGTGGAAAGTTCTCTGGCAAACTTCACCACTTTCCTCAATCTGCAGCAGAAAACGGTGGAGTCCTACTATCCACAGCTTGATCAGATGGATTTCTACAG gtggaTCGGCTGTGTGGGGGCGCTCTGCATGGTCGTACTCGTCCTGGCCTTCAACATCCTCGGACTGCTGTGCGGCACCTGTGGTTACGACaggcaggccacgcccacaaccAGAGGCTGCCTGTCAAACACCGGTGGAAACCTGCTTATGGC CGGGGTGGGATTCTCGTTCATCTTCGCCTGGGTGCTGATGGGCGTCGTAACCACTCTGTTTGTCGTCGGCGGCAACGTGGAGAAGCTGTTGTGCGAGCCGCTGGCTAACCGACAGCTGTTCAAG ATCATTGACACGCCGTTCCTGGTTCATCCCGCCAAGAAGAACTTCCTTCCCGGAATGCTGTTCCAGAATCCAAACATCGACCTGACTCTGGGAAGCATGTACAG CGACTGTTACGAGAACAGCGGCCTGTATCACGCCCTGCAGCTGGAGACCATGTTCAACATCAACTCCTTCCTCAACAGAACCGTG TACAACAAGGACCTGGCCAAAGTGTTTGAGAACGTGCAGGTGGACCTGCAGGGCATCTCGCTGCTGGAGCAGGCCGGCAGAGACGCGCTCATCAACTTCGCCAACTCTGGAATCGGATATATCGACTACGACTCCTACCTGGCTGAG TTAAATAAAGGAGTCACTCTCGTGGACCTCCTGACCTTCTCCGCTGACCTGGAGGCTCAAGCCGACCAACTG CCTCGCGGCGCTCTGGAGAACGCCCTGAAAGGACACGCCAGCAGTATCAGACAGATCCACAGAGACCAGGTGCTTCCAATGGAGCGAGAGATG AAATATATCAGAGCACGG AGCACCTTGAGCCAGAgcatcaaacagctgcagaggACGTCCAGCGACCTGCCGGTGAGCAGACGCGCACCTTTAAGAACCTTCCATCCCGCCGTGTGTTGCTCACTCCCACATGACCGGTCTCACCCTTTCAG GTACGCGGCTACGCAAAGTCCCAGCCGTCGAGACGTCTCTGAATCTAAATTGGTCCTCTGTCGTGCACAGGAAACGAGAGGCTACATGCAGAGCTTGGTGGGATACTTCAGACAGTACACACAGTGGGTTAAAAACTCC TTGTCCGGAGAGGTGGCCCCGTGTAAACCTATCAgcaacatggtggacagcatgGAGATCGTCGCCTGCAGCTTCATCATCGACTCAGTG AACACCTTCTGGTTTGGTCTGGGAGGCTGCTCCATCCTGCTCATCCCCAGTATCATCTTCTCCATCAAACTGGCCAAGTACTACAGGAGGATGGACACGGAGGACGTCTTTGAGGA TGGACAAGAGGGCTGGAACTGA